The nucleotide window AGAATTATGACTACCTCCGAAGTTAGATTTTTATGCCCTTCACTACATCCTCCCTGATCTTCTATTCCTCAAAGCAATCTATCCCATTCTCACATCTGCTTTGGCATATGTTTCAACTTAACATTTACCCGCCTATTTTTGTTTaatattttttgtgttttgtaacCCTCCCTCTTGTCTTAATCATTATACTCTGAAGCTTGTTCAGTTAAATCTTAAGGCCAAGTCATTGTTTTTCCCCTGAAAGGGTATTCACAATCCACAAAAGAGAGATGTTTTGGAAAATAAGTTatttttgcattctttgtctaGTCTATGTTAAGCTTTTCCCTGTGGGCAAACTGGAGTCTTTGTCAGTGGGAGAGCAATGTTTGTAATCTGCAGGAAACATGCGTGACCTGTATGTGTGGCTGATGGTCCCGAAGGCAGGTCAGAGGGGGTTCCCATCCTGCTCTGCCTTTGTTGGCTGGCTTAATGTGACTCCTCTGTCCGTCCAGGCACACTTCAAAAGAACTCTGAACGTATATATAAATACGTATAGATACTGTGTGAATGGGTGTGACCATGATTGGTCATTATCACCACATGGGTGtccacacagaaaaacaaacaatgagACTGCATTTCACAACAACCAATTGTTCCCTCAGAATGGCTGTCTTCCAAAAGCCCAGTGACATCATGTAGAATTGCTACAATAAGTTACGGCTGGTAGCTGAACATATCTATTCTGATAATAtagcattatatatatatatatatcagatGAGTATTATTAGCATTATATCTGCTATCATACTAGCTCGAAACTGAGGTTCTGTGTGCTGCGTTGTGGGATTTATTGAAGACACTGCCACAACTGAAGGTTTGCCTCTTCAGATTTATTTGTCCTGTTGGAAGAGACACTGTTTGCCCCTGGTGCAGCCACAGCTCTCAGGCACCTCTCTAACAGAGGGGCAGACAAGACAGAACAACATAAGGGTCGCAGTAACACAGATACCCCACAATGGACCCGATCCAAAATATACAAAACGTTTacaatcaaatgtatttaaaaagaCTTGTGCTTTTTATTTCATTAAAACTGCATAGCTAATGTAAAGCACAGTCTGAATCTTTGGACCGGacctgatttgatttgatttggtgtGCAATTTGGTGCATAATCTAAGGGAACAACATTCCACTGCCACACATGCGTGTCTGTGCACTGATTGGATGAAGCATAAGAATCCTAAGGCGTGGATTACCCTGGCCCTCCCTTTAAGACTCGTCATTTGGATCACATCCTAATCTCAGGACCTCTTTCTCAATAGCACGGACACACTACACCCCACTGTACAACACGGTGTTCATCTTACaaactgttgtttttttataaagttAAATAATTGatcatttctagttcattccaTTTCGCCATTCATTCTGCCTTCTTATCCTTCTATTGATGTATTGACTGAGCAGTGGTTTTAGGTTGGATATGTGAGGTATGTTCATCCAGGATAACATTTGATTGATTCTCTTGCTATCTGAGAGATTGTTTTCCCAACTTCCAGCAGGTGAGAGCCACAACATGTTTCATAGCTGGGTCATGTACCTGACTCTCTGACGGATAGAAATCCTTAGGGTCTGTTTTCTGTGGAACGTTACTGAATCACCATCAGTCTCAAATCTGACTGGTGCTCCGGTCATGATTTCACTGTCTGACCTTATTTGGAAGAAGAATCAGGGCCTAGATAAATCAAAGTCTTCGCTGTCTAGATATTGTCCTCCTACTagcttcctcttcatcctcctctttttttgtctttcataAGATATACTGCATCTACATTTTGGCCATTATTATGAATGATTTGAACAACAGTATACAAAGCAGCTCATGAACTTCTGAAAACACACCAACTGATCAATCATGTTTCTCTCTGAAGCAGAGCTGCGTGTCCAGAATTCTTAAGCAGGCAAGATGTCAGAGTCAGATAGGTTGCCTGTGGGTCAGTCAGCTGATCCTCACCACCACATAGATTACTAATGCCTGGAGAACTAAGGAGCAGAGGGGCACTTTGAGGAGTCAGCCAATCACTGGAGACCCACCAGGCTAAGCCTCTCTTCTGCTCCTgacatgtgacccccccccccctctctctctctcttacgggGAGAGTTGGATGTCTGACTGGTTATTGTCTATTGTTAACTTTCAAGTCCAATGGTCGTCATTGGTGCTAACGTGTTGTTTGTGCTGGCATCAGGGAACTAGTGGTTGAACCAGCATGTGGCAGTCATGCCAACATATAGCAATACAGTTGTTGGTTTCAATCACATTGAGAGTTCTGCAGAGCAGCACTCTGCTTAATAACTGTGTACCCAGTGCCAAAACTAAAATGGGTGGATTATAACGAAGACTTTGGATGGCACCTAAAATATTTGTTCTGTAAAAAGAACTCTAGAAAGAGTAATAGAAGGCCTTAGTGATAGAGTGACAACCCAGTTGTTGGATGATTTTGAAAGATGTGAAACCTATTAAGCCTCACACGTCCCCTGTGGATGGGAAACATTCAGAGAGGAAATCTGAATCATGTGAGCACATCAAGGCATCGGGTTTGCAGGTCTAGCCAATAGTTATGTGGTAAGTTCTAATATGTATTTATGGATGGTTAAAGTTAATGGGTACGTTTTAACCTCCGTCATTCCCAGAAATGCCACAGAGGTCAGCCATGCCAGTCTTAATGTCCTTAATCAGGCCAGTCATCCGGTCATGCTCGCCAGTGCCATCTGCAGTGCCCAGTCTCCCTGGGTTACATAAACACACCAATGCCAGCTCGTCCTAGCCTCCAAGCCCTCGACCGTGGTAGATTCCTTAGAGCAGCTTTGAAGAAAAAATGGAGAGCACAGAGTTTGAGACAcacgcaagcacgcacacacacatgcgcacacacagacagttagtGTTATTTACCAGGTCTGTAATTATCACACAATGGCACACTTCTACTCCTGTGAAACAATAGAAATGACTCATTTTTACTTGTGTCTTTATGAAACAGGCTCTGTGATGACAACAAAGAGAACCTGTTTGTGGGAGACATGTTTGAGGTAGCAGCCAAAAAGAGGAAAAAGGACttctacaacaacaacaccaaatCTCAATGTAAGTATCTCTCTACCACCAGCACTTTGTAGAAAACATCTATGGTGGTCGGATTGTGGCCAACCGTGAAAGCAGAGGGGCTAGCCAAGCTAGAGGAGAAGTTTGCCAGCAGTTACTAAGAAACTCTTTTGATAAATCACCAAATAAATCCTGTCAGTGTGACTTTCaatctctcctctgctttcctctcctctagttGTTTACAAGGAGAAGTGGATCTACGTGCAGAAGGAGAGCACAAGAGAGGTAAGAAGCGCAGGAAGAGGATGCAAAGGTTGACGTTGTTAACTGATGAATATGATGATGAATGATATACTTTCACAGCAGAATGTTGGTTCGAGACAGGAACTTCATAGTGTATTTATAGTAAGGAAGTGTCGAAATGATAAAATATGCAACGTGTTTATTTACAAAGTAGTCCTTTTGCAACTCAATTAGGCATAGCAACACATCATGGGCTTTTTAGTTTTAATGTGTAGAAACATCCCACGGTAGCATGTTGTACTTAGgtaatgtatgttttccaaTCTGTCAGAGACACGGATACTGCACATTAGGAGAGGCTTTCAACCGCCTAGACTTCTCCAGTGCCATCCAGGACATCCGTAGATTCAACTATGTGGCCAAAGTAAGAGGCTTACCATCATCATCAATTCTACTAGGCGTTTGTGTAGACTTCCCTGAGCTGTGTTCTCATCTGTCACCCGCtctttcacttcctcctccttcctaacGGCCAGCCCGGCGGGCCGTTACCTGCCTCTAACGAGAGAAGAGGGTGCTCTTTGTGTTCattcatgttctctctctctttggtaaATGTTTTGCTGTAATGCCCCGGTCTTCTGCCGTGGCTTtggtttgactctctctctctctctctctttttctctctcttctctccttctttcactctcactttctccttctccccctccatccctctctccctcccccagctcctccagttAATAGCTCGTTCTCAACTGCCATCTCTGAGTGGAGCGGCCCAGAAGAACTACTTCAACGTGCTGGAGAAGATTGTACggaaaggtgagagagagagagagagagagagagagggggaaggagggggtggggactgTAGGtagattgagagaaagagatagagagtagGGAGATATCAACAACAAGAGGGATAGTGTCTTCTCACGTGGATCTGTTTTCTCTGTGCGCTCAGTGGTCTTTGGGCCAGTGCTGTGTTGTCCTTTTCCCTATTCTGCAGATACTAGTTGTACACCATACTTCTCTGGCCTTGTTCGCTTGGGGAGCTGAAATACAGCCTCACATTACACCGAACAACACTtacccctcccttccctgtgGCTTAAATACAGTCCTCGGGGGAACTAAATTACTAATACCAGGTTTCCTTGTCCCATTTAGCCGGGGTGCCAGGGCCCAGTCCCACTCATATATTGGACCGAATGCTGAGACACAGAACCACAGGACCAACATGCTCTGTCattactgggttagggttaccggGAAGATCAAAAGGGAATTTCCAGATCTTGGAGGAAGTTCAACCAACAACACTGTTGAAGAGGAGAAATGTGAACGAGTTAGCGGCTGTGTTTAAGAGCTAGTTAGCTTTGGCTGCATTCATGCCCTGTAAATATACTGTTCCCAAACAGGACGGAAACAAATATTACCAGCTGTGTTCGGCTCCCTGTACGACAAACTGCATCGTATGAATGAGAATGAATGTCAGGGTTTGGACGTTTGGTCTGACGTCAGTCTGTCTTGTTATTGTAGTGTTGGAAGACCAGCAGAACCCGCGCCTTATCAAGGAGCTCCTCCAAGACCTGAGCTCCACGCTGTGCATCCTGACCAGGGGCATGGGCAAGTCGGTCTTGGTGGGCAACATCAACAtctgggtgtgcaggctggaGACCATCCTCAACTGGCAGCAGCAGCTGAACAACCTGCAGATCCCCAGGGTAggattgggtggggggggggtgatttatGTGTTTGTGCTGCTTTGAGCTTGTGTAGGAGAGACCTTTGGCATGGTGACGGGGTTCTGTCATGTGGCCTGCTCCTCCGACAGGTGATCTGTGTGCCAGAGAGCTGCAGCCATCCACAGCCttggggaggttggggggcaTGGTACAaaaatagagggggagagagagaggagaatggggagaaggaagagaggggtaaACAGAGATATGGCTCTCTGAGTAGAAACTACACTGATAGATCTCCTTGTGAAACTATAGTAGTGTGCTTGACAAAAAGTTCAATGGTTCAATGTCCACAGTTCATGTTCTTCTTTTGTGGTCATCAAGTAGGCTTGATGCCCAGTGTATGTGATTACATGACCTTGTTCAACTATTTGACAGGGTAATGACTTCATGTAAAGTAACATGGTTAAGAAACTAGCAATGTCTTATTCAATTCTTCTATTGTCTCTCCTCAGCAACTGTCCAATAGGATGACGCTCAGTGACCTACCCCTGCACATGCAGAGTAACATCCTGTACAAGTTCTCTGACgcctgtgacatcatcaaccTGGGACAGGCCACGCCCACGCTGCACATGCTCAGTGAGGACTGGCACCTTTGGAAAAAACTCTGCCAGTTTCACTTTACAGAGAAACAGGTGAAGGGCTAAGAGCATTTGTTCTTGGAAAAATGCTCTCCATATcggttccaaacacaaataaaatccTCACTGATGCATGATGTATGTATAGTTAGTATAACCGCACCACTACCGCAACAAGTGAACCTGGAGTAGATGCAGAACATGTGAGGCAGTGCAgtgaccactagagggcagcattGGCCCATCGAGTTAC belongs to Osmerus mordax isolate fOsmMor3 chromosome 8, fOsmMor3.pri, whole genome shotgun sequence and includes:
- the fbxo25 gene encoding F-box only protein 25 isoform X1, with amino-acid sequence MPFLGQDWRSPGWSWIKTEDGWKRIEFFGHNLGENNNDIDLEELCDDNKENLFVGDMFEVAAKKRKKDFYNNNTKSQFVYKEKWIYVQKESTRERHGYCTLGEAFNRLDFSSAIQDIRRFNYVAKLLQLIARSQLPSLSGAAQKNYFNVLEKIVRKVLEDQQNPRLIKELLQDLSSTLCILTRGMGKSVLVGNINIWVCRLETILNWQQQLNNLQIPRQLSNRMTLSDLPLHMQSNILYKFSDACDIINLGQATPTLHMLSEDWHLWKKLCQFHFTEKQVCGHVILSERGHLDWKLMYFTLQKYHPKREQYGDTLHFCRHCSILFWKDSGHPCTANDPDNCLMPVSPQHFIDLFKF
- the fbxo25 gene encoding F-box only protein 25 isoform X2 — protein: MPFLGQDWRSPGWSWIKTEDGWKRIEFFGHNLGENNNDIDLEELCDDNKENLFVGDMFEVAAKKRKKDFYNNNTKSQFVYKEKWIYVQKESTRERHGYCTLGEAFNRLDFSSAIQDIRRFNYVAKLLQLIARSQLPSLSGAAQKNYFNVLEKIVRKVLEDQQNPRLIKELLQDLSSTLCILTRGMGKSVLVGNINIWVCRLETILNWQQQLNNLQIPRQLSNRMTLSDLPLHMQSNILYKFSDACDIINLGQATPTLHMLSEDWHLWKKLCQFHFTEKQVCGHVILSERGHLDWKLMYFTLQKYHPKREQYGDTLHFCRHCSILFWKGSKVT